A stretch of Henckelia pumila isolate YLH828 chromosome 4, ASM3356847v2, whole genome shotgun sequence DNA encodes these proteins:
- the LOC140866885 gene encoding uncharacterized protein has translation MGRTPCCEKTGLNKGKWTAEEDEKLISYIKANGDGSWRSLPKNAGLLRCGKSCRLRWMNYLRDDVKRGMFTEEEDVTIVKLHKTFGNKWSLIASHLPGRTDNEIKNYWNSHLSRRIYRYRSMGGLTEADLIKIMTGAAYKKPRAAPKKYSSAPKNAHSHDTAADEIHGNAEENESNYRMGEDKESYPFENKEAGGVNTSTGWLHGSKLFASPNEVIEGDDLGQWGPVDEDIIMHVEQFLEEEDKMAVDEKGSVSERECVEGRLNIENMGIHACFSPTIPYYNDEELGWDHVNGGEEEFHLWNFGEEGDILYDD, from the exons ATGGGTCGAACCCCGTGCTGCGAAAAGACGGGATTGAATAAAGGTAAATGGACAGCAGAAGAAGACGAGAAACTGATTAGTTACATCAAGGCTAATGGAGATGGTTCTTGGAGATCCCTACCCAAGAATGCCG GTTTGCTGAGGTGTGGGAAGAGCTGCAGGCTGAGGTGGATGAACTACCTGAGAGATGATGTGAAGAGAGGAATGTTCACCGAAGAAGAGGATGTGACCATTGTCAAGTTGCACAAAACCTTTGGAAATAA GTGGTCTCTTATCGCTAGCCATTTACCGGGAAGAACAGACAATGAGATAAAGAATTATTGGAACTCCCACCTAAGCCGGAGAATCTACCGATATAGGTCTATGGGTGGACTAACTGAGGCAGACCTGATCAAGATTATGACAGGCGCCGCATACAAGAAACCGCGGGCAGCACCGAAGAAGTACTCGTCTGCGCCCAAGAATGCGCATTCACACGATACCGCAGCTGATGAGATACATGGGAATGCAGAAGAAAACGAATCCAATTATAGAATGGGAGAAGATAAAGAATCGTATCCTTTTGAAAACAAAGAAGCAGGAGGAGTAAATACGAGCACGGGATGGTTGCATGGCTCCAAGTTATTTGCGTCACCTAATGAAGTAATAGAAGGAGATGATTTGGGGCAATGGGGACCGGTAGATGAAGACATTATAATGCATGTCGAGCAGTTTTTGGAAGAAGAAGACAAAATGGCAGTTGATGAAAAAGGAAGTGTGAGTGAGAGAGAGTGTGTGGAAGGGAGGCTTAATATAGAAAACATGGGCATTCATGCATGTTTTTCACCTACTATTCCATACTATAACGATGAAGAGCTTGGATGGGACCATGTTAATGGTGGCGAAGAGGAATTTCATCTCTGGAATTTTGGAGAGGAAGGGGACATATTATATGATGATTAA